A window of Apium graveolens cultivar Ventura chromosome 8, ASM990537v1, whole genome shotgun sequence contains these coding sequences:
- the LOC141680542 gene encoding uncharacterized protein LOC141680542, protein MQFTYVLPGWESSTHDNRVLRDTLSRKKSLKVPQGTYYLCDAGYMNCAGFLTPFKARNVIERSFVLLNMRWGILRNTTWYSRKTIGRIILACALLHNFIRSNMALDPMEHLLGDDIEDLEGNNIEVMEWTGFRNNLANEMYEAHLQTRHS, encoded by the exons ATGCAATTTACATATGTCTTACCAGGATGGGAAAGTTCAACACATGATAATAGGGTATTACGTGACACACTTTCTAGAAAGAAGTCTCTTAAGGTCCCTCAAG GAACTTACTACTTGTGTGATGCTGGATATATGAATTGTGCTGGGTTTTTAACTCCATTTAAAG CTAGAAACGTTATCGAGAGATCTTTTGTATTGCTTAATATGCGGTGGGGGATCCTAAGAAATACTACTTGGTACTCTAGGAAGACCATTGGTAGAATTATTCTGGCTTGTGCATTGTTGCATAATTTCATTCGTTCAAACATGGCTCTTGATCCTATGGAGCATTTACTTGGAGATGACATTGAAGATTTAGAAGGAAACAACATTGAGGTTATGGAATGGACTGGTTTTAGGAATAATTTAGCAAATGAAATGTACGAGGCACACCTGCAAACACGACATTCCTAG